DNA from Tepidisphaeraceae bacterium:
TATCCGGAGACGCGTCCGTCGAGAAAGGAAACTGAGATTATCGCTCCCGAGCGAGGATCTTCAACGAACCCCTCCTCCTTCATGAACGTTTGACCGTCCTTCGATTCGATTGCGACCGGCGGGCGGATCTTAAACACATACTGCGGGAACACCCGCTGAACTTCGGTCAAGGACATACGCCCCCGCTCCCCGCGGGCGAAGTTGTCGAGCATGTCGCTGGACGCCTTCGCCGCGTCGTTGCTTGCCTTTCGGTGCAACGCTGGCAGCTGCGCCACCTTGACATTTTGCCATGCCTTCACGCTCGTCAGTGAAACGATCACGAGCAGTGCCAGCACGAACGGCCGCGTCATCACTCGCCCAGCAGGTTTCGTTTCGTTCACCGGCTCCCCCTTTCTCGGAGTCCAACGCTCTGCCGTCCCTGTTGCTGAATCCAACTCAGTATATATGACGCCCGCCCTCCCGTGTGCTCTAATCCGCGGTCGGCATGCACGAACTTTCCGTGGCACAGGAACTGGTGGAACTCGTCGAGTTGCAGTTGGCCGACAGCGGGCCGATCAAGGTGAACAGCGTGCTGCTGCGGATTGGGCCGTTGTCGGGCGTGGTGCCGCAGGCGATGCGGTTCGCGTACGATGCGGCCACGGCCGGCACGCGGTTGGCGGGGTCAAGCTTGCAGATCGAAGAGGTCGCGCCGGTCATCTTCTGCCAGCCGTGTAATCAGGAGCGGGCGCTGCCCAGCATTCAGCGGATGCGCTGCCCCGTGTGCGATGCCCCTGCGGCCGACGTGGTTCGCGGGCGGGAATTGGAAGTCGTGAGCGTAGAGGTGATCGATGACGATCGTTAACTCCCCCCGAATCGTGCAGGTGCGCCAGCAGGTGTTGAAGAAGAACGACGTGCTGGCCCGGCAGTTGCGCGAGCGCTACGCGGCGGCGGGCGTGTTCGTCGTCAGCCTTGTTTCATCGCCGGGGTCGGGCAAGACGACGTTCTTGCGCGAGACGCTTCTCCGGCTGGTTGGAAGCTATAAGGTGGCGGCGCTGGTGGGCGATCTGGCGACGCAGAACGACGCCAACCGGCTGGCCGAGAGCGGCGCGCCTGTGCGGCAGATCGTCACGGGCACGGTTTGCCATCTGGAAGCGGAAATGGTCGAACAGGCCACCGCGGCGGCGGGATGGGCGCTGGAAGATCTGGACTTCCTGTTCGTCGAGAACGTCGGCAACCTCGTCTGCCCGGCCAGCTACGATTTGGGCGAAGACCTGCGCGTCGTGCTGCTGAGCACCACCGAGGGGGAAGACAAGCCGCTGAAGTACCCGACGATCTTCAACACGTCGGACATGGCCATCATCACCAAGTGCGATATCGCGGACGCCGTCGGATTCGACCGGGCCGCGGCCCTGGCGTCCATCGACAGCGTGCGGCCGGGCCTGCCCGTGCTCGAACTGTCGGCCAAGACCGGCGCGGGCGTCGACGCTTGGATGGACCTGTTGAAGGCGCGCCGAACGGGAAAAACCGTAACCGTAGCAGCGACGATCTGACGGATAGCCGCGCGGGTGCGACCCACCGAGACGGCGAAACGGGCCGGGGTCCGATAGAAACCGCACTGGTCGGTCTGCCTCGCGATCCGCCCCCGTCGCCCCCTCGCTCTCGTACCGTTCGTTCGCCGCGGAGCGTGTGATACGTTGTGCGGGGAAGGCGACACTTTCCTCGGGTCAAACGGAATCTTCCTCGGGGAAGGCGAAACTTTCCTCGGGTCAAACGGAATCTTCCCCGGGTAAAACGAAACTTTCCCCGGGTCAAATGGAATCTTCCCCGGGTAAAACGAAACTTTCCCCGGGTAAAATGGAATCTTCCTCGGGTAAAACGAAACTTTCCCCGGGTAAAATGGAATCTTCCTCGGGTAAGACGACACTTTCCTCGGGTAAAATGGAATCTTCCTCGGGTAAGACGACACTTTCCTCGGGTAAAATGGAATCTTCCCGGGGCAAAGTGATGCTTTCGTCCGGTAACGTGACGCATTGCCTGGGATACGGTCACACGCTCTAACTTGGATCAGGATGAAATTGATGAAACTCCGAAGGCTCTCGGTCGTGCCCGCGTTCGTCTTAGCCAGTGCGCAATATGCGGCGGCGCACAGTGGCCACTCGCACGAAGGCGTGCCGGGCGGCGAGTCGCACGTGGCCCTGCTGATGGCTGGCGGCGTCGCCGTCGCGCTGGCGGTGGCCGCGGTCGCGTACCGCTGGGGAAGCCGGCAGCGGTAGCTTTAT
Protein-coding regions in this window:
- a CDS encoding hydrogenase maturation nickel metallochaperone HypA, with product MHELSVAQELVELVELQLADSGPIKVNSVLLRIGPLSGVVPQAMRFAYDAATAGTRLAGSSLQIEEVAPVIFCQPCNQERALPSIQRMRCPVCDAPAADVVRGRELEVVSVEVIDDDR
- the hypB gene encoding hydrogenase nickel incorporation protein HypB codes for the protein MTIVNSPRIVQVRQQVLKKNDVLARQLRERYAAAGVFVVSLVSSPGSGKTTFLRETLLRLVGSYKVAALVGDLATQNDANRLAESGAPVRQIVTGTVCHLEAEMVEQATAAAGWALEDLDFLFVENVGNLVCPASYDLGEDLRVVLLSTTEGEDKPLKYPTIFNTSDMAIITKCDIADAVGFDRAAALASIDSVRPGLPVLELSAKTGAGVDAWMDLLKARRTGKTVTVAATI